Within the Borrelia miyamotoi genome, the region TCATACACTCAAATTTCCATTATCTCTTTTGTTTTCAAATCAAAAATTTCTTCTATTTTTTTGATATAAAAATTAGTACTTTTTTGAATATCATCCAAAATCCGTCGTAAATCATCCTCAGTAATCTGAGAATCTCTCTCTTGTTTCTTAGCTCTACTATTTAATTCTTGCCTTATATTCCTAGCCGCAACCTTATATTCATCCGCAATTTTTTTTGCCTGTTTTACTATTTCTTTACGTCTCTCAATAGTCAATACAGGAACTTTAATTCTAAGTACTGAACCATCATTTGAAGGATTCATAAAAAGATCTGAATTAAGTATGGCCTGCTCTATCTTAGAAAGCAAACTTTTATCCCAAGGTTGAATTACAACAAGTCTTGCCTCAGGAATACTAATATTAGCAACCCTAGTTAAAGGGATTTTTTCTCCATAATAATCAACTGATATTTTATTAAAAAGAGTACTACTAATTCTACCTGTTCTTAAAGATTTATATTCACTCTCAAGAGATAAAATAACTTTATTCATTTTCTCATCCAATAAAGCCTTATATTCCTCCATTCAAGCCCCCTCAAAATCAAAAGAATAATAAATTATTATCCAACACTTAAATATTTAAAATCTATTATTTCTATCTCAGTCGAAATTGATTTGGCAACCTCTTCGATCTTCTCCTTAACAGTAAGTTTATCATCCTTTACAAACGATTGTTCTAAAAGAACAATCTCTCTTAAATGCTTTTTAAGTTTTCCAGATACTATTCCCTTAATTACATTCTCAGGTTTCCCACCAACTTCCAACTGTTTCATAAATATTTCTTCCTGCTCTTTGACATAACTAGGAGAAATATCATTCACACTTAAATAAAGTGGAGCAAAAGCTGCTACATGCAAAGCCAAATCCATTGCAAGACTATTTAATCTCTCATCTTCTATTTTTGAAACATTATCTACTTTTAATTTAATAAACACACCTATCTTAGATTGCTCTCCATGAAGATAACTTTTTACAATTTCATTAGATGCAATATTCGTAGTATAAATTCTATTTACATAAATATTTTCTTTTATTGTAGATGCTAAATTTTTAATTTCAAGTTCTTGATGCTCATCTAAAGAATCATTGCCACTCTCAACTAATTGTCTTATCAAAAGATTTCCAAAAGTTACAAAATCACTATTAATAGCAACAAAATCTGTTTCACATGAAACAAGCAAAAGACCTACTCTCGCTTTATTTGCATAAGAGAATACCCGTCCCTCCTTAGCATCTCTACCACTTCTTTTATCAGCTGATGCAATACCCATCTCTCTGAGCTTTTTCTTAGCTAACTCAAAGTCACCACCAACAGCATCTAATGCTTTCTTGCAATCACCAAATCCAGCCCCAGTTGCATCTCTGAGCTTTTTCACCTCTTGAGGATTAATACTACTCATATTACTACTCTCCTTTATATCCTTCTAATTCCTTTTTGTCATTCTTAACTTCAATTTGGCTCATTAAATCTTCTTCATTCAAGTTTTCAACTATCTGAATTCCAACTTCTTTATCACTTTCCAAAATAGCATCAGATATTATTTTAGTAAATAAAGCAACAGAACGAATTGCATCATCATTGCCAGGAATTGGACAGTCAATTACATCTGGGTTACAATTTGTATCAACAACCGAAATGATAGGAATACCAATCTTTCTAGCCTCATTAATCACTATTTGCTCTCTTTTAGGATCAATAATGAAAATAGCACCAGGAAGTTCTTCCATATCTTTAATTCCAGTCAAATTTTTAGATAACTTTAATTTCTCACGATTAAGTTGAGAAACTTCTTTTTTGCTAATCATCTCAAAAGTTCCATCAATTTCCATCTTTTCCAATTTTTTCAATCTTTGAACTGATTTCTTAATAGTATTAAAGTTAGAAAGCATTCCACCAAGCCATCTATTGTTAACATAAGGCATATCACTTCTTTTAGCCTCCTGCTCAATTATTTCGCTTGCTTGCTTTTTAGTTCCAACAAACAAAACTTTCTTACCACTCTTTACAATATTTTGAACAAGTTCATAAGAATCTTTGATACCTTGTAAAGTTTTTTGCAAATCCAAAATATGTATTTCATTTCTCTCTGAAAAGATAAATCTTTTCATTCTTGGATCAAGCCTTTTTACCTGATGCCCAAAATGAACTCCAGCCTCTAAAAGGCTTTTCATAGTAATAACTGCCAAAATAACCTCCTAAATCCCTCGCTTTTACTCACTACTTAAATAGCGGAAATTATATTTTCTTTAATAAGAATATCATAAAATAACCCAATTAGTAAGCTTATTATATTGAACAACTACCATTAATATATTCAATCAAAATATCTTCAACCCCATTTTCAAGACTAATACCTTCCCCAGCTTTATTTTTCCAATATCCAAACACAACATAATGATAAACAATATCTGGCATTAATTCCCTAAATTTAATAAATGAAACCTCACAAGCTTTAACTATTTTCTCTTTTTTGGAATAAATACACAAAAACTAGTTTCTACCTCAATAAACTTATGGCTATGCGCCATTATCTTACCAAAAGCTTCCTTTTCTTCTTTTATCTTGTCAACATAAACTAAGTCATTTTTCAACAGAGTATTAAAGTAATTAAGCATTTTATCCTTACCATATTTTTCAATAGCACTAACAAATTAAGAGCAGTTAGTTTCCCTGTAACACTAAATTTACCTGACTTTATCAATAATATTTAAAGCCTCTAAACCTGACTCTAGCAATAAATCTGATACAAGTGCAACATCAAAATTTGCCTTATAAATCATTTTTATTGCTCTCAGATAATCTTAATAAAAAGATCAAAACTATTGAACCAACAATTGGAAATAAATAAAATAAAATGTTTATTTGCCTATTATAATAATCGAAATAAAAAAGAGGTAGAAAAAATAAAAATAGAACCCCTCCTAAAAAACTTACCAAATAAATCAATAAAAATCTAAACTTTAATATACCAAAAACGACAACAAAAAAACTTACTATAAAAGAAATAAGAATATTGGTTAAAATTAAATGCAAAAAAAATGTTACCATATTTTTCCTTGAACTAATTCAACAATTCAAAACTATGCAAAGTACCTATGTTTACAATAACACTATACAAATCACTTTCAATAGCATTGCCTGCCGCCATAACAAAAATTACCAAATTATACTTAGGAAAAACATCTTTTGTAAAAAAGTCATTACTAATTTGCTTAAGATCAAATGGTCTCTCATCACTATCTAGTAATTTAGATTTTTTTAAAGCTTCAGAAAATTCAACGTAAAAACCATCAACAGTATAAGATCTATACACTGTCTTAACATCTCCTATAAGAGGCGCTGAAAAATCATTACCCTTCTTTATACTAAATAAAACTGAACCAGGAGTACTTTTTCTCAAGTTTCCAAAATCAAGTTCAAAATATAAAGGAAATTTTCCTTGAATCCAACTTTTGTTCAATTTCACAGTCGGTTTCCCCGAAAAATGATCATCATCCAAATTGATTTTATAAAATCCTCTTTCATTAAATGCATTAACATTATTAAAAACACTCTTTAAAGCATTAAAATCTCTTTGAACACTCTTTGTAAATCCATCAGAATGATAATTTGAACCTTCTGGATAAAATTTATAATATATATCAAAACCTTTAACCTTAGCATTATCGTTATTATCAAAATAAAAAGAAGGTAACGCAAAAGCAAGAACATCCCTAGAAGCTCTATTATCAATCTTTAGTGGAGAATCGACTAGAATTATATTATCAAGTCCACAAGAAAATATGAATAATAAAAAAACCAAAAATATATTTTTATAAAAACTTTTCATTCTAAAATAAAAAATAAACCAGCTCATCTAAGCTGCAAAAGCTTATTCTTAGCAAGATTAATATATAAGTTATTTTCATAAGAAAAATTAGAAATTTTTTCATATATCTCAACAGCCAACTTTTTATCTCTAACTTCAATTAATGCCGCTTTACTAAGCAAAGCCCTAATTTTAATAAAATCCAATCTAGTCTGCTTAATCACATCATCATATATCAATAAAGCATTCTCCGGTTGTCCCATTTTTTCATAAACCACAGCTTTATTAATATAGGCAAGATCTCTTTCAATCCACTTGGAATCAATAATCATATCTAAATCATCAATAGCTTTCTTATATAAACCTTTGTTTTGGAAATAAGTAGACCTTGCAAGATAAAAACGAGGAATAAATTCATATGCAATATCATGTCCATCACTTATAGCTGCCTCTATCTTAAATTCTAATTTACGTTTTTCTTCTTCATCCTTTGTTCTTAAATAAATATTTAAATCCCTCTCCAGGTTCTCTACTACTTCCCCTCCTGTCTTGACATAATCTACATCCACAGAAACATAAAAAAAAGCTATAACTGCCAAAAAAACAATAACTGTAAGAATGCCTATAAAAAATTTACTTTTAAACATCAGAATTCCTCTTCAATAGATCTTCAAATGGCCTATAAGACTCCTCATCATTTTCCTTAAACAAATAAGAAGAAATTTCTTCGCTTGATTTTTGCTCCTTATATGCTCTATAAGAAAGCAAAACTAATTTATTTTTAAAGTCAATATTAGTAATCATAACTTTAAGTTTGTCCCCAATACTCAAACTTTCAAAAGTATCTAAACTGGACTCTTTAGTATCTCCAAGTTGAATTTTACTGATAAATCCCATTATTTTCCCATAAACTCTTACCTGAACTCCTTTTGATTTCTTCTCCACAATTTCAACCTCAAGAATATCACCTCTCTTATAGCTCTTAGAAAAATCATCCCAAGGATTTTCTTCCAACTGTTTAATTCCCAACCTAATATTTTGCTTCTTTGCATCAAATTCAATAACTTTACCATTAATTGAACTTCCCAACTTAAAGTATTCCTCGGGATTAACCTCATCAATCCAGGAAATGTCGAACTTACTAATATATGCATCTATACCTTCTTCAAGACTAACAAAAGCACCCGTCTTTGTAATATTTTTAACAATACCCTGCACAACCTTACCAACAGCACATCTTTCATATAAACTATTCCACGGATTATCATTAACTTGCTTAATGCCTAAAGATATTTTTTGATTTTCTTTGTCTATCTCCAAAATTTTAACTTCTACAATTTGTCCAACTTTAACTAATTCTTGGGGACTTTTTATAACTCTTACCCAAGAAAAATTACTTATATGCAAAAATCCTGATATCTCACTATCAAGTTCAACTACAGCTCCAAAGGGCAATATTTTGACAACTTTACCCTTCACAATACTTTCAACCTTATACTTAGATTCAACAGAGTCCCAAGGATTTGTCTTCAAATCTTTAAGGGACAACTCCATCTTCCCCACATTTAAACTTAATTTGATAATTTTTAATCTTAATTTATCACCAACACGAATAAAATCCTCAACATTTTCAACACGACTAAATGCAATATTTCTTTTATGCAATACTCCTAAAACAAGATTCTTAACTCTTATAATAGCACCATAATCAGTAATTCTTTCAACAATTCCATCGACGATATCTCCCTCACTACAAGAACTAACAAATTCTTTTTTCTTCACAACCTCCCGATCTCTCTCCAAAGACCGTCTATCAAGAATCAGTTTAAAACCATCTGTTTTATCCGCTTGAACAATATAAAACTCAATAACTGAGCCTCTTTTTAATCTTTCATCCCTAGACTTAGAGCTTAAATAAGACGGCATAAATCCTACTACATCTTCATTAATTTGAATCTTATAGCCACTTGAAAGCTCAACCAACACCTTACCTTTAAGCACTTTTTTATTTGCAATATACTCATCAACCTTATCTTGCAAATTAAGAGAATCAAGCTTTGTAACACTAAGAACTAATCCCAACTCTCCCCCTATCTTCGTAACTATTGCATTAAGTTTGTTCCCAACACTTGGAATGGTTTCAAATTCATCAATTCTAATAAAACCTTCAGACTTATAACCAATATCTACAAGCACATAATCTTTCATGATATTTATAACAACACCAGCAACATTACTACCCAGTTCTATTTTTTCAAGAACCTTTAGATAATTTTCTTGTAAATCTTCTTGATTTTCCATCCTCACCTCTCTATCACTTTTTTTTCAAATTAAATGTCCTTATGATAATATCACATACATCGTCTAAGCATTTATAACTCGTATCTATATAAAAAACTTCTTTGGCTAGTTTCAATTTACCATACTCTTTATTTTGATCAATTTTATCTCGCCTCTCAAGTGCATGTTCTAATTCATTTAAA harbors:
- the frr gene encoding ribosome recycling factor; protein product: MEEYKALLDEKMNKVILSLESEYKSLRTGRISSTLFNKISVDYYGEKIPLTRVANISIPEARLVVIQPWDKSLLSKIEQAILNSDLFMNPSNDGSVLRIKVPVLTIERRKEIVKQAKKIADEYKVAARNIRQELNSRAKKQERDSQITEDDLRRILDDIQKSTNFYIKKIEEIFDLKTKEIMEI
- the tsf gene encoding translation elongation factor Ts, which gives rise to MSSINPQEVKKLRDATGAGFGDCKKALDAVGGDFELAKKKLREMGIASADKRSGRDAKEGRVFSYANKARVGLLLVSCETDFVAINSDFVTFGNLLIRQLVESGNDSLDEHQELEIKNLASTIKENIYVNRIYTTNIASNEIVKSYLHGEQSKIGVFIKLKVDNVSKIEDERLNSLAMDLALHVAAFAPLYLSVNDISPSYVKEQEEIFMKQLEVGGKPENVIKGIVSGKLKKHLREIVLLEQSFVKDDKLTVKEKIEEVAKSISTEIEIIDFKYLSVG
- the rpsB gene encoding 30S ribosomal protein S2, with the protein product MAVITMKSLLEAGVHFGHQVKRLDPRMKRFIFSERNEIHILDLQKTLQGIKDSYELVQNIVKSGKKVLFVGTKKQASEIIEQEAKRSDMPYVNNRWLGGMLSNFNTIKKSVQRLKKLEKMEIDGTFEMISKKEVSQLNREKLKLSKNLTGIKDMEELPGAIFIIDPKREQIVINEARKIGIPIISVVDTNCNPDVIDCPIPGNDDAIRSVALFTKIISDAILESDKEVGIQIVENLNEEDLMSQIEVKNDKKELEGYKGE
- a CDS encoding tetratricopeptide repeat protein; this encodes MFKSKFFIGILTVIVFLAVIAFFYVSVDVDYVKTGGEVVENLERDLNIYLRTKDEEEKRKLEFKIEAAISDGHDIAYEFIPRFYLARSTYFQNKGLYKKAIDDLDMIIDSKWIERDLAYINKAVVYEKMGQPENALLIYDDVIKQTRLDFIKIRALLSKAALIEVRDKKLAVEIYEKISNFSYENNLYINLAKNKLLQLR
- a CDS encoding 30S ribosomal protein S1; amino-acid sequence: MENQEDLQENYLKVLEKIELGSNVAGVVINIMKDYVLVDIGYKSEGFIRIDEFETIPSVGNKLNAIVTKIGGELGLVLSVTKLDSLNLQDKVDEYIANKKVLKGKVLVELSSGYKIQINEDVVGFMPSYLSSKSRDERLKRGSVIEFYIVQADKTDGFKLILDRRSLERDREVVKKKEFVSSCSEGDIVDGIVERITDYGAIIRVKNLVLGVLHKRNIAFSRVENVEDFIRVGDKLRLKIIKLSLNVGKMELSLKDLKTNPWDSVESKYKVESIVKGKVVKILPFGAVVELDSEISGFLHISNFSWVRVIKSPQELVKVGQIVEVKILEIDKENQKISLGIKQVNDNPWNSLYERCAVGKVVQGIVKNITKTGAFVSLEEGIDAYISKFDISWIDEVNPEEYFKLGSSINGKVIEFDAKKQNIRLGIKQLEENPWDDFSKSYKRGDILEVEIVEKKSKGVQVRVYGKIMGFISKIQLGDTKESSLDTFESLSIGDKLKVMITNIDFKNKLVLLSYRAYKEQKSSEEISSYLFKENDEESYRPFEDLLKRNSDV